Within the Silurus meridionalis isolate SWU-2019-XX chromosome 2, ASM1480568v1, whole genome shotgun sequence genome, the region GCCTCATTGATGTCACGATAAGCCATGCTAGCAAAGCGATCCTAAAGAAGTCTTTGTGAAAATGTGCAATCTGATACATGAATTAACTCTCTGTAAAACAGGCTTATGGAGTACCCCATGTCCTGCACATCTTTGTATTTTCCTTGCTCCCAACACACCTGATTCAACTACATTTTTCTATTAAACAGCTCTTCCTAAGGGTGAAGAGGGTGTGATAGAGCAAGGAAAACAGGGGGCACTCCACAACCAGACCTGAGAACTTGTGCTCTATAGGGACAAACCCATGAGCATCATAATGATCctacacatacattttttaaaattgttcCATCAACGACATGCTGACTGTGGCGATGCCTATGTATTCGTTAGTGTGCttctttcaattatttttacatcttttttctGTGGATTGATAATACACCGAGTAACATAGCTTTACTTTTTGTTGATATTTTAGACAGCATTAATACAGTCCTTCATTCCTGTTCTCAACAAATTTCCCCATGTCACATGCCATGTGACACTGCAGCCAATTGTGCAATGGCGTTACTGAAACGAGAAGTAGTTACTTGTTCTTTCCTGATACCACTGTTGCTTAAACACAAACAGTATAGCAGTAACTGAAAGGATGTAGTGATTGTCATATCTACTAACATACATGATCTGATTCCTTCTGATTTCAATGAATAATGTCCTGTTTAATACCAGAATAGAAGATTTCATAAATGCCATGACATCATTAGAATCTACAAATATCTCACCACTGAAGGGGTTGAGGCCTCTGTTCACTCTTTGCAATATGGCATCCTTGACTTCTCTTCTCCTTACACATTGGATGCCCAGGTTCTGGAAGCTATGAAATAAAGTCACGGTCAAACCAAGCCAATGAAATAGTCAATGCAGTTTGGTGTGTCATGTAACAGAATAGACATTAAGAGTAGTGGACAGTCATTACACATTTTGCATACCAGGGGACTCCCCTTTTGCCAATCTTTCTTAGAAACATTttgatatttaacaaaaaatggaCAGACCTTCAGGGGAGAAGTGTTGCTATATGTGTATGGTAAGGTCTGTGACAGTAAGTGGACATaagccatttttattttgaatgttcATAAAGAAGGGAAGATGTGTTGatccaaaaacaaaagtattacATGGAAACGTATATTATAGAAGGTAAGGTAATAAAAGTAATTCAGACTTCAAACTTACGCAATAACTCTGCGTTCAGGTCCAAATTCAGCTTCGTAATATCCATCCTTGCAGTCCTTTCCCACCAGGTCATGTGGGTGTGGTCTGTATGGCTCATTTTTGGTTACCAATGACACACGTACTTTTCCTCTTACACAGCTGTTCAGAATCTGATGACAAGGAGAAATCAATTTACAAATGTTGAACGCTGCTAAATAAATATGACCAAAAAATTGAGAATCTATACAAGATGAGTTGTATGCTGTATACCTGAATGCTTGGATAAGTTCTATTGTTGTCAGAACTTCTTTCTCCAGGTATACTTCCTGCTGAACGGCCTTCGCACTTATACCTGAAGCGCATGCCCCTTTGTTTGGGTTGTTCAAAGATCTGAACACAGGGCTCTCCCACTAatcggaaaaaaaaattattcagaaCTCAGTGAATGTGTGACTCCAGTAACCATTCTATATAAGTAACTTTAAAAGACAGATCCCCTTGTAAAGCAAAACAACCAGATCTGAGAGAAACCAGTATGCCACAAAGCAGGGAACATGATGCATTTAGTAGAATGCATTAGGTAGATTTTTACAGGTACCGAGAAATACTGCAAAAGAGGCACCATCTAAACATCTGTACATcacagtgtttttttcctcagaaaaaaaaacccacagctgACACCAAATGATTTCCCCCTCCCTACACCTGTCTGTATACACTGCTCACAAGCCCTTTCTGATGTGCGAGTGGACCACagtttatgattatgattatcaCAGACTGTATCACACAGATGTTCTGGCACAGCTGTGCATGGCATAAGACCCTTAGTTACTGCCTCAGTGTTTTCATGTAAATcatctctgtctgttttttttttttctttcagccaaTTGTACAGTCTAGAATATCAACACCACACAGGGTAGCTGATGTCTGAATGTTGGATGCATTGCTGTAAAGCTCTCCATCTGGCACATGCAGAAAGTGTTGTAGAGCAGCAAGTACACACAGCTGACCTCAGTCACATTCACCTGCTCTGCATGCAGGACACAGGGAGAGACCTACCTACCCTACAACCTCAACAAGCCAgccatagctttttttttttttttttttaaaggagggAAGTAATAGGCAAACAAGCAGGAGGTTTAAGCAAAGGAGACATTCGACATATCAGGAGCAGTTATTAACTTACTGTTCAGTACAGCGAAATGAGCTGTGCAAGAAAAGACGAGAGAAAATCAGTACGGGGTAAGACACAAGCGCACAATTTGATCATGACTCTGCTAATGGGAACTTGAAGTCGAAAGCAGTTGACAGATGTTCCTCATTTTGATTTCCTTCTGCACATATGTCTGCCATGAAttttcactgattttttttttattctttacagaTCTTTTTATATGGACCGACGTTACATTTTCAGTATCGTTTGTGATCTAAAACAATTCGCTTGAATATGATTTTTGTGAAAGCCATTCAGTTGtgaatgaatattattatttcaatttcaATAGCGACAAATCAGGTCAATTAGTTCATTTCAGTATCCATGATATGATGTAAAGCGTAACGGTAATTATACTGATTAATCATTACTAATATAATAGAgatataaaatcattaaataatcTCGTACTTACCATCCATTTCTGTGGACACCCTGACAGCAGCTTATAGTGCGTGCGTCTCAACTCAAGTGAATGAAGTGACGAATGTATTCAGCAGTGACGTTTAAGTATAGAAGTGTCGTTCGCGAAAGAGTCGACTCTAGGAACCGACTTCGAAGAGCCGTTCTAAAGAACACGAGTCAATCATGAAATGTTCACTGATCATTCATGGCCACTCTGCATTCAAATTATCAGATACTGACATGATATTATACCAGTGGCAGTATATAAGGGcaagcaaggccttctctgctcaGCCTAAACTCTAttgttcaaatatattttttccacaaatatttattacatcattCCCAGTGGtctattacttttatttcataTCTTTCATTTTGATTACATTACTTCTGGTAGTGTATGTCTttatccaatcatatttcagccatcatGAGTTGTCAAAACCAAAGAAATCTACCttgaggccttcagaatcaacagTGCAAGCACCCATAGCTTGCAACACATGACAATGAAACTGTTGTTtttaccaatcagattttgattTGGCAACATCAGGGTCATCTAGCAGGCAAACACTAATGTCTgtattttcatgtcctttgattggatggtcagagagcgcagtAGTCAGCGTttgcaaactgcatctgtagcaaattgcacaagctcaaatatattcacgtggatttaatagctgttttttcatttcacaatggctgacagaggagaaaattttgatttgatcgtagatacacttacaaggacatttagaagatgaacttaaaaaaaagcaggacaTTGTGAAGAAAGGTCGGCTTTAACAGCTCAAAACTGTTAAGCTTTTTaaagaatagtttttttatgttttctttcctgtagaatttgcactaACAAcccacaatttgccttcatttaaaTCCTTTAGGAAAATTGtgattttatgtttgtgtttgaggaACTGTCATTTCATGAGGTTATTATTGGTGTTTCTGCTGGCGATGAGGTATGCCGGCTGTGTAGCTGTGGCTGCAGTTAAAATGTATCTATtatgtttcttgctttagtagacattcattctcactgcaagCCATACATGTCTGTAATGCAGCCCACTGTTATACTGGTTTTCTGAATAAtatttatggtttctatagccatggtgttataatgatggtattaaaatgatggtattaagaggtggattgattcaggtagaacaCCTCCAAAGGCCTTTGCGTGAAATGCCTGGACCGCCACTGGATTATGTACAACCCAAAGCACCATTcttaaaactaatttaaaatacaattagTTGCTACAGTTTAGAGATGCAAGAGCCAGGCCTTGTACAAAACTAATGTGTAGCTGTGCTCTCTGGGTGGTCAGTCTGCGCTGCTGCTAGAGTGTAAGTGTGATGTATTGAGGAGGCAAATATCAAACAGATATGAAAGACAAACAGTTGtgaattttgtttcattttagttTAGAGCAGACACAATAGCATAACAATACGCCATAGTCCGTCAATAAATCAATGCAAGTATGgagtacaatatatatatttttttgcattaagtaaattgttttataaaacacaataaaattaaataaaaaatacattagatTACCACAAAGAACAATACATTTACTAGAACTGGAAAGAACCAAAGGAATCGGTTCTTTTTTTGGGCTGAACCAAGTGCATTgactctatttaaaaaaaagaacactgcaATAACGTCGTTTTGGGAATTCCCCAGCTTAAAGCACCGCCCTTTTATTCAAAACCAATCAGAATAAAGTATAGTCCAAAATAACACGCCTACTGATTACACCTCTACTTCACAGACGCTTAAATGTGTTGGATTCCTGAAATGTAAGGAAAACATCACTACAAAGGATCATAAGTGGCGAATCAATAACCTGTCCCAAAAGCAAGTGGAAAATAAACTCGGACACAAatcacttcatttaaaaaaaaaaagagaaagagactaaCAATGATTTGGAAATTTATAATGACAAAATTAATCCAATCTAGTATATTTAATCCTATTAGGTTTATTAGCCATGAGACTCTCTAAAATGTATGCACTGAAACGTAAAATGATGTAAACATTATGCAAAATCTAAAAAGGAATGATGTCGTTGGACCGCTTCTTCGTCATCTTGAAGGGTATTCCCCCTAAAACGTCATTCGCCTACTCGGAGAAATGGGAATCTCCCAGAAAAACGAGAACAAGGAAGTTAATTCAgacaatagaaaaataaacagaaagggATTCGCTGACacataaaaactaaatgaacacagcaataaacacagtgtattactatatatacatttttttccgaAGGGAAGTAATTGACCTAAATATGCGTCGTCTACAATGTCAGACTACAGTATTGATCAGCAAGTCACACTATTGGGCAAGCAGAGGTACGGTTATGAGGCAGGGATATTGGATTCAATTGGTGAATTTATTATACAAATCAATTTGATTCATATTTTGCTAAgccattttaaaaatgaaaccttTGATTCGGGAGTGAACTTCAGCTACGGCAAAAGTATACACATTATATCTGATACAAACTCGCCAGTGCATTCGCTACTCAACCTTCTTTTTGaccgaaaaagaaaaaaaaaataaaattctgggTAACTTTGAAAGACAAATTGCCAGAAACAGAGGCATCACACGCCTCCGAAGCTCATCTGAATTAACAACCAGCAGTAAATGGTACAAATCATAAAGAGATACTAATTGAAACTAATCAGACGAGCCCATTCTAGGCAAAAGTATAATGAGGAAATGGACACATCCAAACAGCAGTCAACAATGTCGTACACAGTTTTTGCTGTTTGTGTAACATACATGGCTTACTTCCGAAATGGCCGACAAAAGGGAGCAAGACAGGAGGATTCCAGCAAACTTCCTATGAggaaatgaatgtgtgtgcagcACAATGGAAATTACAGAGCATATAAACATACATGTGCAGTAAAGACATTAGACGTTATGGGGTTTTGTAACTTTTTTATGGTCTCAGTTTTAATGAGgcataatacattatatacaaaaatacgTATTGAAATAGAACTTTTGCCctaccaaagaaaaaaaaaggatgtgtgtgtatatatatagtttgtattttccacaaaaacaaattaaacacaaaacgTCGAACCTGTTTGTGGAAATAAGGTTTTAAGAAATCTCAATCTGCAATGCCTGCAATATAAAAGTTACTGGtacaaataagcaaataaataaggTGAAGGAAACCCCAAATGAGTAGCAAGCCtcgtttttaatacttttttttttttaaactgtacatCTGTGGGGAGAGCAGAGGTttgtggaaagaaagaaacaaaaaaggaaaaagaagaggggGGGCATTTGAGAAACACTCTCCATTTGTCTCTTTTTGCTGAAAGTAATATGCTGCTGCCAACGAAACCTCCATGGGAGGCGCAGGGGTAGAGCCCCAAAGTCAggaataaatcacacacacacacacacacacacacacacacacacacacacacacacacacacacacacacacacacacacacacacacacacacacacacacacacacactcacacacactcacacacactcttcgcTCATACtgcaataatataatttttaacaaaacacaaacctAACATGGCCTGCTCTGTCCAGCCTGGCCTTACAGACAATATCCAACCTCAGCCTTTACACTGTGTAGCAGGTTGAGTAAATACATAAGTGCTAGGTCAGTGGATTTATCAGTAAATAGGTCTAATTTTGGATAAAGCAGGCCCACTTAAGTACCACTCAGCCTTAATAAACATCCTAATCTAAACACTTTTCGAATTCATGGCAATCATAGCAAAAGACTGGAAACTGGGGCAGTGGTTAAGATaaggggaggagagagagagaggggagaaaaagaaaagaaaaaggtgagAGGGTAAGGGGGACTCttacacaaacttttttttttgttttaactttttttgttaGTAAAAACTACAATAGAATGGTATAGAAAGATTAACAATGACTAAAGACATTATATACAAACTACATCTACTGTACAATATACATTTCAAAACACGCTCAGTTAGGTGCCCACTTAGCAAGTATTTGACACATTGAGgcagtatacatatataatatggaaaaaaaaaaaacaaacaaaaaaaaaacaaacatggtcTAATACTTTATACTGATAATGTTTTACAATGTCTCAAGGAAGATCAGATGAGCACCTGTGGTAGCCTGAAATTAAAAGCATTAATGCTGTCCACAGTTTCTGGCTCTCTCAAGTAGCCTCCAGGTATACAATCTGAATGATGGTAAATTaagatgaaaaggaaaaaaataaatcctggaATGGCTGCCACATTAACCATTACCTACGGAGAGTTCACTGCTATCGGTTAAGGGTGAGTCTGATTGAGTTCTTAATGACACGCAAATTGCTTGTAGGTACTGGAGAGGAAGCGTCTGGCAGTTCTTTACTGGGTAGCCTCTGTAAAGACAAGCATACACATTATACAATCAACTTTATTATCCAATGTGTGACAGGGATCCTGACATGCCAAATACCTGTGTCCTTGATGTATCGATAGTGGGAATGGGCATAGGCTTTGTAATTGAATGACCCTCCTGTTCAGAAAAGATTTTATTGAAGAGATAAGACTTCGAGATTTGATTTACATAAAATACTTTGACATACTTGTTCCCCCCTTGTTTTTAAGTACATGCACAAATCAGTAAAGGTTCACCATAACTTAtcaaataaaactgtatataGGACAGTAACCTGATAAGCTACACTTACTGATGCTGGGTCATCTACTGTTTCCTGGCCATTAGGGGAAGGTGGGTATGGTTCTTTAAAGTTATAATCATCAGCAAACACttgctgtaaaaagaaaaaaacaattaaaatcacaaaattaAATATGGATATTTTAGTCATTAGGTTTCGAGGAATAACCAAAGAGATAAAAAGTAAACATGGAAATTCAAGTGAATGTGTCAGAACACTTACtgcaaactaaaataaaaacaaaagacaaatcaACTATGGATCCAAAAGTATAACCAGTAAACAATTTACAGCATACAAAAGTTTGGATAAACGTGAGAAACTTACCGGCTCTGTGTCTTTTAGTTTCTTGTGTGGCTCCTCCAGTGAAGGGGAGTGGGGTCTCTTAGGTGCAGCTCCATTCAGGCCGTTAGTCAGGTCAGACGAACTGGTGTTGGGCGGGCTCATACGAGGCATCACGTTTCGGCCCACCACAGTGGGAATGGTGCTCCCTGCAACGGGCACTGTGTGCTTGGCCACCTGTGCGACTGATGTCTCTGAGGTAAGAAAGGGGTAATTACTTGGCAAGACCATACATACTGAATATGACCCCTATTTGAAGTGAggataaaaataatttctttatgGGCTAAACAATaagtacatttattcattctgttccataaataaaaggaaaatatggACACAAGAAACTTACTTGTTCCAATGACTGGAATGGACATTCCTGGCTCATTCTTTGGAGGAGACACCTCCGGGGATGGCGAGCTATCCACAAACATGGGAACTGAAGGCTTGGATGGAGTACTGCTATTTAAAAGAGCAGACAAGAATAGTCAGAGAAAGGGTCAAGACAGGAAAACCAAAGGACACAAAAATTCAGAGTAACAATGCTTAATATAAAGACAAAACCACCTTTGCTTAGAATTACCTGTCGTCAGGTGTGGAGGCTGACTTGAAACTTTTACTAATTGGGGTCGGAGAGCTGAACGGGGTGCCTGTATCTGTGTCTCTGGAACTGTCCAGCTGACTTCCATCCAGTGAACAGCGTTTAGATCCACCACCATTTGAACTGCGATTAAGATCTCCCAAGCTCTGAAAATTTGTTAAAAATCACATTACTTAGTGTGAATTGTACAACACCAAGTCATCATTATGAATTTAATAATTGTCACGCTCATTTTCAGAGAACGCCTACCTTCTTCTTGCCTCTGTGCACAAGTTCCGCaggcaggtattgatgtagcTGCTTCTTCTTGACATGCGTGGCTTCAATAGTCATTCCGTCCTTTAACATGTTAATGTTACTGGCTTGCCTGTAGACTGCAAAAAATAGCAGAGGTCAGCCAAACCAATCCTTTTAACAACTTtatccaaaccatgtaaactacAATGAATATATACACAGCAAAACGAAAAGAATTACCAGTGTCTGTAAAGGACTGGATGTCGTAGGTCAGATCAATGTTCACACAGTCTGCATTCTCCAACTTTTTGAAAATTAATCCAATGAACCACATCGAAACAAAGTCATTACTGTAAAAACAAGTTGACAGTAAAGCTTAACAAGCAAGCATATGATATGGTTAATATATCTAATGCTTTGTGCCTTTTCTACACAAGTGGAGCCCACAAGCATTTATTtggtataaattttttttttacataaagatACTCACTCATTGCGACTCTCCTTCGACCAGGGAAAAGACTGTGGATTCACATGAGCAAGTGTGATGTATTCATTTCGCTCCAAATTGCCAACCAGCACTCTAATCTTTGACTCTACCAGCCCAACCCTAAAGAAAGCAGATTAACACATGATTGTCCACTAAGTGTTAGTCTCTTCTGACTGTGGATGGGTAAACAGCTAAAAGTTTTTTTGAATCCTCATAACACTGAAGAACAGcgggaacaaaaataaataaaaacaattacagccacaaactgtatataaaacacataCCAAACCATTAATTTAGCATTGCAAAATGCTTTGAGTTGCTTAAAATAACCCTCTTTCGTGGAAGTTTCTAAAATTGATTCTTAAATGCAGtacaaatagttaaaaaaaattacaaaaaatatttaaatcaaaataaCTATCACAATCTGATAATTGCACAAGGACCAATGTCAAAATGAAATTACATAACTtaattaaaactataataaCAGTCGAAAAACATTACCATTCGAGGTGGTTCTCTTCAGTTGAGGCGCTGGCAGTGAGCACAATATAATGTCTAATAACACAAATGAGTAATGAGATTGCAGTATCTATCAGTATTAGAATATCCTTATTTTCCTTATATTAGCTGTACTTTTTATACATACTTGTACTTTTGAAAAAAGTTTGGTGGCTCGAACAACTTGGACCATTCAGCCTTCCCCAGTAGGATTTCATCTGTAACTGTAAGGcctgagaaaagaaaacaaatgtaaatatctggtaAATAAGATTTAGAGCTTTCAGGAGTCTGATATATAGCCATAGAATCATTTTAAAATTCTAAGTATAATAATGCAATCAAGTCACCATAATTATGAGCTAGTAAATTTGTTTTTCCCAGTTGTTCTGGAGGAAAATGTCATTGCTTAAAAACAAACCATATTTGAACTCTTCGCTCATGATGGTGCGGGTGGAGGTGGACACGTTGTAGGTAGAGTTTTGCTGGGGATATGCAGGTGTGATAATTGGCATCAAATGGTACCTGTCTGATGGGTTAACCTAATGGCAGAACAGGTAATAATCTGAGAGGGTGGAATATGAAATGTGTTCAAGTTTCCATTCTTAGTCTCTGCATGTCCTTGTTTATCAAAAACACACTTACCCGCGGGTCCCAGACTGGCAGATTCAAGTTACTGTCTTCAGGTTGCTTTAAAAGGACAGGATTTGGCCACTCCCTTATgagcaaaaaaattattctgtTAAATAAAGTCCAGAATCCTCCTTTACATAAATTATACAACAAACCATGGATAAAATGACCACAATCTTTCACCATTTCCAGGTAAACAAATATTCAAGTGACCTTCATTTATGATACTAGTTTTACAATTCAGGAAAAATAAATTTGATGAAGAATCATTATGACTGTAAAGACGCCTAACCTTCTCTATAAAATcgaatgtataaaaaaaaacctgccattTTGTCTGCATAAAAGCCAAATACATCCAAAATTGTGTTGAACATAACATAAACAAGGCATGTGACCCATTGTTTACACTTAAAAACTCCATACTTcgatttatgaataaataaaattaattctaaATGTTTTGTTCCCAGGAACAATAAATTGAACGACTGGTGTTGATTGAGAGCTACGTGTGTACATACAGCATTTGAAACAAATGAGCTTCTTGGCTCAGATTTTTACCATTTGGAAAAGACAAGAAGAATTTGTGCACAAGTGTGGCCGCCACAGCGTTTGGGTAAAGCTGACAGGTTCTGGCCACCAGCATGGCCCAAGACACCCCACCCAGGAAACCAAGCATATTGGAGTAAATTCCTCGACCTGGCAAGAATTTAAAAAGTAagaattaaaactaaataaggtgatgaattaaaaaattatgttgTGCATCAAACAGTTCATGgataataaaaacatacttaatttatgaaaataaatatacaatctCACTCCTGAAATTGCAAGCAACAAAAAGTTTTCATAGATTCAAGTAGCCGGGAAACTTTACATAAGTAGTGTTCTGACGCCCCCAAGTGGATATTAACAGAATTGTTGCAGAAAACGTTTTTTTACTATTGGTAAAGTGACTGGCAAAGTACAGGGCAGATAGTATGGCATGCATATCAAAATATATATGCCTTAAaaacctgtctctctgtctgagaTATTTAGTGGGATATATAAATGTGACAAACAAGACCAAATACAACTCTAAAgtctggaaggaaaaaaaaaaaaaaaaaaaaaagaattggtaAAAGAACAAACCCAAACAATTAATACTTACGCTTAGCCCACAGTTTGATGGCCCGCAGAGTAAGTCTAAAGTTCTCTTTGTTGGGCACCAAATACAGGATTTCATCAGTGACACGACAACCTGCAACACATGGCATTCAGTGAAAAGGCAAAAGGACAACTAAAAATAGACAAGGTTAAGAATGCTGAAAGGACAAAGTATTACCGTTTAAACTGCGAATACATCTAATATCCAGGTTTCTGAGCAGAGAATCACCTCTAAGGTCCAGGTTATCTGGGATAGACTGCAGGGCAAGTCTGGCAAAAAGAAGATCAATCTGTGAAAGGAGAGGTAATGGTTAAAAAGTgagaatattttttacatttttacaaagttGAAAATATCCTTATTTACCTCAATGCCATCAAACTTGAATTTGATCACTGGTACAAATGCATCTTCTACAGcctaaaatagaaatatataaataaataaaacagaccaAGTTGCAAATATGGAGAAGTTGTGCACAGTCAAATAAATGAAGACAGCATAAAGAGGAGTCTTTACCCGTAAGTCCTTGATCTCATCATGCTGTTTCAGTTTTTCAAAAAACGATGTGAAAAAATCACTCCTTTCAACATGTCGAGGTGCCACACACAAGGCATCAATATCAGCGCCTGcataaaacatttgcacagaTTTAACTAGAATTAATTTCTGCCTTAAAAGTACAAAACCTGAAAAAGATGCTTTTTATGTCACTAATCAACAATCAAGGGTACCTTTTGTGTGCACTCCCAGTCTATAGGACCCAAAGGTAAAGATTTTGCCCCCAACATTTGCTACAGCTGAAGGTGGCAGATTCTGAAACAGGAAATCTCCTTTAAATTTACTCTCTAATTCAGTGACAAACACATGATGAAAGATAGGCAGGCAAGGTTTACCTTTGATTCACTGATATCTGCAATCCACTCTTTAACAAACGAATTCAGTTTACCAAGAACTGCAAGCCTGtaac harbors:
- the papolg gene encoding LOW QUALITY PROTEIN: poly(A) polymerase gamma (The sequence of the model RefSeq protein was modified relative to this genomic sequence to represent the inferred CDS: inserted 1 base in 1 codon), translated to MKEMSASGNNMLGGQQPQKHYGITSSISLAFPRDIDHMYTQKLMEAMKPFGVFEDEDELNHRLAVLGKLNSFVKEWIADISESKNLPPSAVANVGGKIFTFGSYRLGVHTKGADIDALCVAPRHVERSDFFTSFFEKLKQHDEIKDLRAVEDAFVPVIKFKFDGIEIDLLFARLALQSIPDNLDLRGDSLLRNLDIRCIRSLNGCRVTDEILYLVPNKENFRLTLRAIKLWAKRRGIYSNMLGFLGGVSWAMLVARTCQLYPNAVAATLVHKFFXVFSKWEWPNPVLLKQPEDSNLNLPVWDPRVNPSDRYHLMPIITPAYPQQNSTYNVSTSTRTIMSEEFKYGLTVTDEILLGKAEWSKLFEPPNFFQKYKHYIVLTASASTEENHLEWVGLVESKIRVLVGNLERNEYITLAHVNPQSFPWSKESRNDNDFVSMWFIGLIFKKLENADCVNIDLTYDIQSFTDTVYRQASNINMLKDGMTIEATHVKKKQLHQYLPAELVHRGKKKSLGDLNRSSNGGGSKRCSLDGSQLDSSRDTDTGTPFSSPTPISKSFKSASTPDDSSTPSKPSVPMFVDSSPSPEVSPPKNEPGMSIPVIGTKTSVAQVAKHTVPVAGSTIPTVVGRNVMPRMSPPNTSSSDLTNGLNGAAPKRPHSPSLEEPHKKLKDTEPQVFADDYNFKEPYPPSPNGQETVDDPASEGHSITKPMPIPTIDTSRTQRLPSKELPDASSPVPTSNLRVIKNSIRLTLNR